One stretch of Chryseobacterium fluminis DNA includes these proteins:
- a CDS encoding glycoside hydrolase family 130 protein — protein MTFQPSKIPWQDRPEGSHDIMWRYSANPIINRYAIPTSNSIFNSAVVAFEDGFAGVFRCDNKAVQMNIFAGFSKDGINWEINHDPIDMKAGNTPMIDSDYKYDPRVAFIEDRYWVTWCNGYHGPTIGIAYTFDFKEFFQCENAFLPFNRNGVLFPEKINGKYAMLSRPSDNGHTPFGDIYISYSPDMVYWGEHRCVMKVARFEDSAWQCTKIGAGPVPIKTEEGWLLFYHGVINTCRGFRYSMGAALLDLEDPSQVLYRTKPYLMAPAELYELTGDIPNVVFPCAALSEGDKVTVYYGAADTVVAIAFGYISEIIDFMKNNSL, from the coding sequence ATGACATTTCAACCATCAAAGATCCCCTGGCAGGATCGTCCGGAGGGCAGCCACGATATTATGTGGCGTTACTCTGCAAATCCGATCATCAACCGATACGCGATCCCCACATCCAACAGCATTTTCAACAGTGCGGTGGTTGCTTTTGAGGATGGATTTGCAGGTGTTTTCCGATGTGACAACAAAGCAGTACAGATGAATATTTTTGCAGGTTTCAGTAAGGATGGGATTAATTGGGAGATCAATCATGACCCTATCGATATGAAGGCCGGAAATACACCAATGATAGACTCGGATTATAAATATGATCCCCGGGTCGCCTTTATCGAAGACCGTTACTGGGTTACGTGGTGCAACGGATACCACGGACCCACTATCGGGATCGCCTATACTTTTGATTTTAAAGAATTCTTTCAGTGCGAAAATGCATTTCTTCCCTTCAACAGAAACGGAGTTCTTTTTCCGGAAAAAATAAACGGTAAATATGCCATGCTGAGCAGACCCAGTGATAACGGGCATACGCCTTTCGGAGATATTTACATCAGCTACAGCCCGGATATGGTATACTGGGGCGAGCACAGATGCGTAATGAAAGTGGCACGGTTTGAAGACAGTGCATGGCAGTGTACCAAAATAGGAGCAGGTCCTGTCCCTATAAAAACTGAAGAAGGATGGCTGCTTTTCTATCATGGGGTAATCAATACATGCAGAGGATTCAGATATTCTATGGGTGCAGCCCTGCTTGACCTCGAAGATCCGTCACAAGTACTCTACCGTACAAAACCTTATCTGATGGCTCCTGCAGAACTGTATGAACTTACCGGGGATATTCCGAATGTGGTTTTTCCGTGTGCAGCACTTTCCGAAGGAGACAAAGTAACGGTGTACTATGGAGCGGCAGATACGGTAGTGGCCATAGCTTTCGGATATATTTCAGAAATTATTGATTTTATGAAAAACAATTCCCTTTAA
- a CDS encoding glycoside hydrolase family 125 protein yields the protein MERRNFIKTSALAGAGLLFTQNVLAKTLSREDFPVVRVPKANRQFTSEAVESAIADFKQKVKNKELVWLFENCFPNTLDTTVFYKEIHGRPDTYVITGDIDAMWLRDSSAQVFPYLKFSEKDEKLHQLISGVIHKQTEFILKDPYANAFYNDENKISKWKEYDHTDMKPGIHERKWEIDSLCYPIRLAYHFWKTTGDTKPFDNNWLQGIKLTLQTFGEQQRKTGLGPYKFERTTAWATDGIPMGGYGYPTNPVGLISSMFRPSDDATIYAFLIPSNLFAVVSLRQAAEMVSKIKNEQALAQQLNSLADEVEAAIKKYGIYNHPECGKIYAFETNGFGSYNLMDDANCPSLLGLPYLGAVKADDPVYINTRKYVWSKDNPFFFKGKLAEGIGGPHIGLDMIWPMSIIMKALTSNNKKEIKWCIGTLQKTHGGTGFMHESFHKDNDKKFTREWFAWANTLFGELLWETFNKNPDLLT from the coding sequence ATGGAAAGGAGAAATTTTATAAAGACAAGTGCACTGGCAGGAGCAGGATTGCTGTTTACTCAAAATGTTCTTGCGAAAACATTGAGCCGCGAGGACTTCCCGGTGGTACGTGTTCCTAAAGCTAATAGACAGTTTACCAGTGAAGCCGTAGAAAGTGCGATTGCCGATTTTAAACAGAAAGTGAAAAATAAAGAACTTGTCTGGTTATTCGAAAACTGTTTCCCCAATACATTAGATACTACCGTTTTTTATAAAGAAATTCACGGAAGACCCGACACCTACGTCATTACAGGAGATATAGATGCCATGTGGCTTCGTGACAGCTCTGCACAGGTCTTCCCTTATCTTAAGTTCTCCGAAAAAGATGAAAAATTACATCAGCTGATCTCAGGAGTGATTCATAAACAGACGGAATTCATCCTGAAAGATCCGTATGCCAACGCTTTTTACAACGATGAGAACAAAATCAGCAAATGGAAAGAATACGATCACACAGACATGAAACCAGGTATTCACGAAAGAAAGTGGGAAATAGATTCATTGTGCTATCCTATCCGTCTCGCCTATCATTTCTGGAAAACAACAGGGGATACGAAACCGTTCGACAATAATTGGTTACAGGGAATTAAACTGACTTTACAGACCTTTGGAGAACAGCAGAGAAAGACTGGCTTAGGACCTTATAAATTCGAGCGTACCACGGCATGGGCTACAGACGGCATTCCAATGGGAGGTTACGGTTATCCGACAAATCCCGTGGGGTTAATCAGCTCAATGTTCCGTCCTAGTGACGACGCTACAATCTACGCTTTCCTGATTCCCTCTAATTTATTTGCAGTGGTAAGCTTACGTCAGGCAGCAGAAATGGTTTCAAAGATCAAAAATGAGCAGGCACTTGCCCAGCAGCTGAACAGTCTGGCCGATGAGGTAGAGGCCGCCATCAAAAAATACGGAATCTACAATCATCCGGAATGCGGAAAAATATACGCTTTTGAAACCAATGGATTTGGAAGTTATAACCTGATGGATGATGCCAACTGCCCGAGCTTGCTCGGATTGCCATACCTGGGCGCTGTGAAAGCCGATGATCCTGTTTACATTAATACCAGAAAATATGTCTGGTCAAAAGACAACCCATTCTTCTTCAAAGGAAAGCTGGCAGAAGGGATCGGCGGACCTCACATCGGTCTCGATATGATCTGGCCCATGAGTATTATCATGAAAGCGCTCACTTCCAATAACAAAAAAGAGATCAAATGGTGCATAGGCACTTTACAGAAAACCCACGGAGGAACCGGATTCATGCACGAATCTTTCCATAAGGACAACGATAAGAAATTCACCAGAGAATGGTTTGCGTGGGCCAACACGCTGTTTGGCGAGCTGCTATGGGAAACCTTTAACAAAAATCCTGACCTGCTGACCTAG
- a CDS encoding SusD/RagB family nutrient-binding outer membrane lipoprotein codes for MNIKILFAAAALFLSVASCTDDFSEIDSKSSEGLGTEQLNADFLLLTNPMKQMQRNLQNQTNWVYQLQTNLNADMYSGLFSTATPYNGGRNNTTYFMMDGWNERIMMNQLEDVNQQYKNFKTIAVKNYAGVNFSHSLAVLSILRIMAAQKVSDAHGPVIYSKFEYPDITTGITDFDSQQDAYHNFVADLDVAIAALQTNIGIEDNAVLKKSDLVFGGNSANWAKLANSLKLRYALRISYADAGKAKLYAEQALSSSAGLISDNMENALVNYGAASPLSDIIYSWGDCKIGAPLMAYMNGFNDPRRAAYAKPATDPAVAGQYIGVRQGVDMGGSKDRYGDFSQPIAASATGDYFSVSNGKNKLFTAAEAWFLKSEAAIRGYAGAGDAGVNYNKGIEMSFAEWGKSASYAVYIADATSKEAPYIDPKNASNTIAAGSPLLSTITIKWNDADTFERKLERIMTQKWIAVYPDGAEAWAEQRRTGYPIIFKNVLNDSQGTISTDAMIRRIPIPTKYRNNTLNYAQALQYLGGPDTGGTKLWWDKK; via the coding sequence ATGAATATCAAAATACTATTCGCAGCAGCTGCTCTGTTTCTTTCCGTAGCAAGCTGCACCGATGACTTTTCAGAAATAGATTCTAAAAGTTCTGAAGGTTTGGGAACAGAACAGCTGAACGCCGATTTTCTGTTGCTTACCAATCCAATGAAACAAATGCAGAGGAATCTCCAAAACCAGACCAACTGGGTCTATCAGCTGCAGACCAATCTTAATGCTGATATGTACAGCGGGTTGTTCAGTACAGCAACACCTTACAATGGGGGAAGGAATAATACTACCTATTTTATGATGGATGGATGGAATGAAAGGATCATGATGAACCAGCTGGAAGATGTGAATCAGCAATATAAAAACTTTAAAACCATTGCTGTAAAAAACTATGCCGGTGTTAATTTTTCGCACTCTTTAGCAGTACTTTCCATATTGAGAATCATGGCGGCCCAAAAAGTATCAGATGCTCACGGTCCCGTTATTTACAGTAAATTTGAATACCCGGATATAACCACAGGAATTACGGATTTTGATTCCCAGCAGGATGCATACCATAATTTTGTCGCTGACCTGGATGTGGCAATAGCTGCGCTTCAGACGAATATTGGAATAGAAGACAACGCAGTCCTTAAAAAATCTGACCTTGTATTCGGAGGAAATTCTGCCAACTGGGCGAAATTAGCGAATTCACTGAAACTGCGTTATGCTTTGCGTATCAGTTATGCAGACGCCGGAAAAGCTAAATTATATGCAGAGCAGGCACTGTCGTCTTCTGCAGGTCTTATCAGCGACAATATGGAAAATGCTTTGGTTAATTACGGAGCGGCTTCTCCTCTGAGTGATATTATTTACTCATGGGGAGACTGTAAAATAGGGGCTCCGTTAATGGCATACATGAACGGTTTTAATGATCCGAGAAGAGCGGCTTATGCCAAGCCTGCCACCGATCCTGCCGTAGCAGGACAGTACATCGGCGTTCGGCAGGGTGTTGACATGGGTGGAAGTAAAGACCGTTACGGAGACTTTTCCCAGCCTATAGCAGCATCTGCAACCGGAGATTACTTTTCTGTGAGCAATGGGAAAAATAAATTATTCACCGCTGCAGAAGCATGGTTTCTGAAATCGGAAGCAGCCATCAGAGGATATGCGGGAGCAGGAGATGCCGGAGTAAACTATAATAAAGGGATCGAAATGTCCTTTGCAGAATGGGGCAAAAGTGCATCCTATGCCGTGTATATCGCAGACGCGACCTCCAAAGAAGCTCCTTATATCGATCCTAAAAATGCATCCAATACCATTGCTGCGGGAAGTCCGTTATTAAGTACCATTACCATCAAATGGAATGATGCCGATACTTTCGAAAGAAAATTAGAAAGAATCATGACTCAGAAATGGATTGCTGTTTATCCCGACGGAGCCGAGGCCTGGGCCGAACAGAGAAGAACCGGATATCCGATAATCTTCAAAAATGTTCTTAATGACAGCCAGGGGACCATCAGTACAGATGCAATGATCAGAAGAATCCCTATCCCAACCAAATATAGAAACAATACCCTCAATTATGCACAGGCTTTACAATATCTCGGAGGCCCGGACACAGGAGGAACAAAGCTATGGTGGGATAAAAAATAA
- a CDS encoding glucosamine-6-phosphate isomerase has protein sequence MEKNKIFTPVEQSFLNEVPRNNKVNVPYIAVDNFPNLGMLTAMRFLEWVHDNPAGVISLPTGKTPEYFIFWTQHILENWENESTVALRKKHGLLWEDKPSLAELHFVQIDEFYPIQASQANSFYHYVNKYYIEGFGLKRENALLINSNVIPLAEGKSFEEVFPDHKVNLDLRYREALNPLEKLQKDSIFLIDSWCSEYEYKIRALGGIGFFLGGIGPDGHIAFNIKGSDRYSTTRLTSTNFETQAVAAGDLGGIEISRERLVITIGLETITYNQDAVAIIFAAGEAKAPMIKNALELPPSNLYPASVLCTLPNARFYITLGAAGMLKDYTDDYYRSGSWSQEKTDKAVMSLTRKLNKYAEHLTPDDLREDPYTHLIPGLGEHTVQSVIDSITCKIRKGTERLSSEVFYHTGPHHDDISLGLLPYIHYQSHNETNVSHYSVLTSGFTAVTNKFLIRILAETLSFVQKEEIEMLQYPDFFEAGYKNKKDKDVYHYLINIASENAYERSRAVSHRIVRNVVELWDLKNRTDLEVRISAIITAVNSSYDGQNPEPKIQTLKGMIREYEEELVWAHFGVRTENVHHLRLGFYTGAIFTEKPDRERDVIPILKQLRDINPTVISLAFDPEGSGPDTHYKVLQAIAEAVREWGKEKDLSKVRIWGYRNVWYQFDAAEVTHIFPVSLNAMSTMDVSFTNSYMSQVEASFPSYRYDGKFSHLSIQTWVEQLEDVQLVLGKPYFYDNESPRLRAAHGLLFFSEMDAEEFLKSARELEKSTEGAF, from the coding sequence ATGGAAAAAAACAAAATTTTTACACCGGTAGAACAGTCATTTTTAAATGAGGTTCCGCGGAACAATAAGGTGAATGTTCCCTATATCGCTGTAGATAACTTTCCGAACTTAGGAATGCTTACAGCGATGAGGTTTCTGGAATGGGTCCATGATAACCCTGCCGGAGTGATCAGTCTTCCCACAGGTAAAACACCGGAATATTTTATTTTCTGGACCCAACACATCCTTGAAAACTGGGAAAACGAAAGCACGGTTGCCCTCAGAAAGAAACACGGATTGCTGTGGGAAGATAAACCGTCCCTGGCAGAACTTCACTTTGTTCAGATCGATGAATTTTACCCTATACAGGCGTCACAGGCGAACAGTTTTTACCATTACGTGAACAAATATTACATCGAAGGTTTCGGGCTGAAGCGGGAAAATGCACTACTGATCAATTCCAACGTAATTCCTTTAGCAGAAGGCAAAAGCTTTGAAGAAGTTTTTCCGGATCATAAAGTAAATCTGGATCTGAGATACCGTGAAGCTCTGAATCCTCTTGAAAAACTGCAGAAAGACTCTATTTTCCTCATTGATAGCTGGTGCTCGGAATACGAATATAAAATCCGCGCATTGGGAGGAATCGGTTTTTTTCTTGGCGGAATAGGTCCTGACGGGCATATTGCATTCAATATCAAAGGTTCCGACCGTTATTCCACCACAAGGCTCACCTCTACCAACTTTGAAACACAGGCCGTAGCAGCAGGAGATCTCGGGGGTATTGAAATCTCAAGGGAGAGGCTCGTGATTACAATTGGTCTGGAGACCATCACCTATAACCAGGATGCAGTAGCCATTATTTTTGCCGCAGGAGAGGCCAAAGCTCCTATGATCAAAAATGCACTTGAGCTGCCGCCGTCCAATCTGTATCCGGCTTCCGTGCTTTGCACCCTGCCGAACGCAAGATTTTATATTACGTTGGGAGCTGCAGGTATGCTGAAAGATTATACAGATGATTACTACCGGTCTGGAAGCTGGTCCCAGGAAAAAACAGATAAAGCAGTGATGTCTTTAACAAGAAAACTAAATAAATATGCAGAGCATCTGACTCCTGATGATCTGAGGGAGGACCCGTATACACACCTGATTCCCGGTCTTGGGGAGCATACCGTTCAATCTGTCATCGATTCCATTACCTGCAAAATCAGAAAAGGAACGGAACGGCTCAGCAGTGAAGTTTTTTATCACACGGGCCCGCATCACGACGATATTTCACTGGGATTGCTGCCCTATATTCATTATCAGTCGCATAATGAGACTAATGTCTCCCATTATTCGGTTCTTACTTCCGGATTTACGGCAGTTACCAATAAATTCTTAATAAGAATCCTTGCGGAAACCCTCTCATTTGTTCAGAAAGAAGAAATTGAGATGCTTCAGTACCCGGACTTTTTCGAGGCAGGATACAAAAATAAAAAAGACAAAGACGTTTATCATTACCTGATCAATATCGCCTCTGAAAATGCTTATGAAAGATCAAGGGCCGTTTCGCACAGGATAGTAAGAAATGTTGTTGAACTCTGGGATCTGAAAAACAGAACGGATCTAGAAGTCAGGATCAGTGCCATTATCACTGCGGTGAATTCAAGCTACGACGGTCAGAATCCGGAACCCAAAATCCAGACTTTGAAAGGGATGATCCGTGAGTACGAAGAAGAGCTGGTCTGGGCCCACTTTGGCGTCAGGACTGAAAATGTTCATCATTTGAGACTGGGATTTTATACCGGAGCAATTTTTACAGAAAAACCCGACCGGGAAAGGGATGTAATTCCCATTCTGAAACAGCTCAGAGATATAAATCCTACGGTCATAAGCCTGGCATTCGATCCCGAAGGCAGCGGACCCGATACTCATTACAAGGTGCTGCAGGCCATAGCTGAAGCCGTAAGAGAATGGGGTAAGGAAAAAGACCTTTCAAAGGTTAGGATATGGGGCTATAGAAATGTCTGGTACCAGTTTGATGCAGCAGAGGTTACCCATATTTTTCCGGTATCGCTGAATGCGATGAGTACGATGGATGTAAGCTTTACCAACAGCTATATGAGCCAGGTGGAGGCATCCTTCCCAAGCTACCGCTACGATGGAAAATTCAGTCATCTTTCCATTCAGACGTGGGTAGAGCAGCTGGAGGACGTACAGCTGGTCTTAGGAAAACCTTACTTTTATGACAATGAAAGCCCGCGCCTTAGGGCCGCACACGGCCTTCTTTTCTTCAGCGAAATGGACGCGGAAGAATTTCTAAAGTCTGCCAGGGAGCTGGAGAAGTCTACCGAAGGAGCATTTTAG
- a CDS encoding GH92 family glycosyl hydrolase produces MKNELLIFLLLTLLSPVGNAQQHNDILSWVDPFIGTGGHGHTFPGATTPFGMIQLSPDQNTKSGDWDWCSGYHYSSKTIMGFSHNHLSGTGWADLGDILVMPTTGNIKMLPGSEDKPESGYRSTFTHEKETASPGYYSVMLDSYGIKAELTASPRVGFHKYTFPKSDEANVIIDPTNKIFGNIYHTLVSIEGNNKVKGYCYSNGWGGKRFAYFVMEFSKPFKSYGTYSEGKIKENEKIALAKDAKAFVRFSTRENESIEVKVSLSPVSTEGAQQNFDAEATDVDFAKAKETAQKTWRDLIGRFHVTGGTDDQRKIFFTAVYHTFIAPNLYMDTNGDYVAAQENMNTQWFTNYSTYSYWDGFRATHPLLTIMDQKHTKEFANSLISRYTDRKDHMPIWELCGYDNFCMLGYHSVSVIWDAISKGVPGIDHEKAFAAMKDASLTDKMSSSDGGGGLNDYIKLGYTPSENGASVSATLEYAYDDWCIQQLAEKLGKKDEAEVYRQRSMNFLNTFNKENNHFWPRQKNGEFLADFKLNDWKKLQPHWVSGNIWAYDFFVPHKIDEMINLYGGKKGFGEKLDKTFTEALNMEGEQHVDISGFIGSLGFGDEPGHHVPYLYNYAGSPYKTQKMVKFIRDNMYAAKPDGIVNNEDCGQMSAWYIFSSLGFYPVTPGKPVYAIGAPQFPKVSLKLENGKTFTVTADKISDKNIYVQKMFLNGKKFKSWEINHSDIMNGGELKLIMGSRPVK; encoded by the coding sequence ATGAAAAATGAACTGCTTATATTTTTACTCCTTACCTTGCTTTCGCCTGTTGGAAATGCCCAACAGCATAATGATATCCTTTCATGGGTTGATCCTTTCATCGGAACCGGTGGGCACGGTCACACATTTCCGGGAGCTACAACACCCTTCGGGATGATCCAGCTCAGTCCGGATCAGAATACCAAAAGCGGCGATTGGGACTGGTGCTCCGGATACCATTACAGCAGCAAAACCATTATGGGCTTCAGTCATAATCACCTTAGCGGCACGGGCTGGGCAGATCTTGGAGATATTCTGGTAATGCCGACAACCGGGAACATAAAGATGCTTCCGGGCTCTGAAGACAAGCCGGAAAGCGGTTACCGTTCTACATTTACCCACGAAAAAGAAACCGCATCGCCCGGATATTATTCCGTGATGCTGGACAGTTATGGAATTAAAGCGGAATTAACAGCCTCTCCACGGGTAGGATTCCACAAATACACTTTTCCAAAGAGTGATGAAGCCAACGTCATTATAGATCCTACAAACAAAATCTTCGGGAATATTTATCATACGCTGGTAAGCATTGAAGGGAATAATAAAGTCAAAGGCTACTGCTACAGCAACGGCTGGGGAGGCAAACGATTCGCTTATTTCGTGATGGAATTTTCAAAGCCTTTTAAATCATACGGAACCTATTCAGAAGGAAAAATTAAAGAAAATGAAAAAATTGCCCTGGCAAAAGATGCAAAAGCCTTCGTAAGGTTTTCTACCCGGGAAAACGAAAGTATTGAAGTTAAAGTTTCCCTGTCTCCCGTAAGTACAGAAGGGGCACAGCAGAACTTTGATGCTGAAGCAACAGACGTAGATTTTGCCAAAGCGAAAGAAACCGCTCAGAAAACATGGAGAGACCTGATCGGCAGATTTCACGTAACAGGAGGAACAGATGACCAGAGAAAAATTTTCTTTACCGCAGTGTATCATACCTTCATTGCCCCAAATCTGTATATGGATACCAACGGAGATTATGTGGCCGCACAGGAAAATATGAACACCCAATGGTTCACCAATTACAGCACTTATTCCTACTGGGACGGCTTCAGGGCAACACATCCGCTGCTTACCATTATGGATCAGAAGCACACGAAAGAATTTGCCAATTCCCTGATCAGCAGGTATACCGACCGTAAAGATCACATGCCGATCTGGGAACTGTGCGGATATGATAATTTCTGTATGCTTGGATATCACAGTGTTTCCGTGATCTGGGATGCTATTTCCAAAGGCGTACCGGGAATTGATCACGAAAAAGCTTTTGCAGCAATGAAAGATGCTTCCTTAACGGATAAAATGAGCAGTAGCGATGGCGGCGGCGGTCTGAATGATTATATTAAATTAGGTTACACCCCATCTGAAAACGGAGCGTCGGTCTCTGCAACACTGGAATACGCGTATGATGACTGGTGCATCCAGCAGCTGGCCGAAAAACTGGGTAAAAAAGACGAAGCAGAAGTTTACAGGCAACGCTCGATGAACTTCCTTAACACATTCAATAAAGAAAATAACCATTTCTGGCCAAGACAGAAAAACGGGGAGTTCCTTGCTGATTTTAAATTAAACGATTGGAAAAAACTACAGCCACACTGGGTTTCCGGAAATATCTGGGCATATGATTTCTTCGTTCCCCACAAGATCGACGAAATGATCAATCTGTACGGAGGAAAGAAAGGTTTTGGTGAAAAGCTGGATAAAACCTTTACGGAAGCCTTAAACATGGAAGGCGAGCAGCATGTGGATATCTCAGGGTTTATCGGATCTTTAGGTTTCGGGGACGAACCCGGACATCACGTGCCTTACCTGTACAACTATGCAGGAAGCCCTTACAAAACCCAGAAAATGGTGAAATTCATCCGCGATAATATGTATGCTGCAAAACCGGACGGAATCGTAAATAACGAAGACTGCGGGCAGATGTCGGCCTGGTATATTTTCTCTTCACTGGGATTTTATCCTGTAACACCGGGAAAGCCGGTATATGCGATCGGAGCACCTCAATTCCCGAAAGTTTCCCTAAAGCTTGAAAACGGAAAAACTTTTACAGTGACTGCAGATAAAATATCCGACAAAAATATCTATGTTCAGAAAATGTTCCTGAACGGGAAAAAATTTAAAAGCTGGGAAATTAACCACAGCGATATTATGAATGGCGGAGAACTTAAATTAATAATGGGAAGCAGGCCAGTAAAATAA
- a CDS encoding MFS transporter, giving the protein MGNNSSERRLIKPIFWISTLYFAMGIPFVTINAVSGIMYKDMGVSDAKITFWTALIMFSWTLKPLWSPFLEIYKTKKFFVVATQFAIGILFALLALSLPMPGFFKYSIALFAVVAFCGATHDIAADGTYITFLTNKEQAKYIGWQGAFYNLAKIISSGVLVYFAGVLEKTKGVTNAWMIIMGMYGLLFFALAVYHYTVLPKEKKRKSRPEK; this is encoded by the coding sequence ATGGGAAATAACAGCTCTGAAAGACGTTTGATAAAGCCGATCTTCTGGATATCGACCTTATACTTTGCAATGGGAATCCCCTTTGTAACTATTAATGCAGTCTCCGGGATTATGTACAAAGATATGGGTGTTTCAGATGCTAAGATCACATTCTGGACGGCCCTGATTATGTTTTCCTGGACATTGAAGCCACTTTGGAGCCCGTTTCTGGAGATCTATAAAACAAAAAAATTTTTTGTTGTAGCCACACAGTTTGCCATAGGAATTTTGTTTGCACTTCTTGCGTTAAGCTTGCCGATGCCTGGTTTTTTCAAATACAGCATTGCTCTCTTCGCTGTCGTGGCGTTCTGCGGGGCTACCCATGATATTGCTGCAGACGGAACGTATATCACTTTTCTAACCAATAAAGAGCAGGCAAAATATATAGGATGGCAGGGAGCTTTTTATAATCTGGCCAAGATCATAAGCAGTGGAGTACTGGTTTATTTCGCAGGAGTTTTGGAAAAAACAAAGGGAGTGACTAATGCCTGGATGATCATTATGGGAATGTATGGCCTGTTGTTTTTTGCTCTGGCAGTCTATCATTATACCGTTTTGCCAAAAGAAAAAAAAAGGAAAAGCAGACCGGAAAAGTAG
- a CDS encoding MFS transporter, which translates to MREELLAVITSFFRKKNIMWAVLFIILYRFAEGFAIKIAPLFFKAPRTSGGLGLSTSDIGLIYGTYGSAAFILGSVLAGYFIAARGLKRSLIWLCTAFNIPFVVYALLAWFQPAELLPVGIAVVVEYIGYGFGFVGLMLYIMQQIAPGEHKTAYYAFATGIMNLGVMIPGMFSGMISDWVGYKIFFIWVLIATIPAFVVTLLVPFSYPEKLKKH; encoded by the coding sequence ATCCGTGAGGAGCTGTTGGCAGTAATCACTTCTTTCTTCAGAAAAAAGAATATTATGTGGGCGGTGCTCTTCATTATTCTCTATCGTTTTGCAGAAGGATTTGCAATCAAGATTGCTCCGCTTTTTTTCAAGGCACCCAGAACTTCAGGAGGACTTGGGTTATCCACATCGGATATTGGGCTTATTTATGGGACATATGGTTCTGCCGCATTTATTTTAGGATCTGTGCTGGCTGGCTATTTCATTGCTGCAAGAGGGTTGAAAAGATCGCTGATCTGGCTCTGCACAGCCTTTAATATCCCATTTGTGGTGTACGCGCTGTTAGCCTGGTTTCAGCCTGCAGAACTACTTCCGGTAGGTATTGCAGTGGTCGTCGAATATATTGGCTATGGGTTCGGATTTGTAGGACTTATGCTGTATATCATGCAGCAGATTGCACCTGGCGAGCACAAAACAGCTTATTATGCATTTGCAACCGGTATTATGAACCTCGGGGTCATGATTCCGGGAATGTTCAGCGGAATGATCAGTGATTGGGTAGGGTACAAAATATTTTTTATCTGGGTTCTCATCGCTACCATTCCGGCATTTGTCGTGACGCTGCTTGTTCCGTTTTCATATCCCGAAAAATTAAAAAAACACTAA